The nucleotide window ATCCCACTACTATGAAGCATTAAATGTAGGTGTATACTATAGAAACAATAGCTAGCAATATACTTCCAGCTTGTAGTCGCAAGTCACAGTATGTCGTTGTCGACAATAAGTTGTGAAAATAAAatgagagagaattagctacggcgaacactgtatgtagattgtagaaaatggaaaacccgggttgaaaacttgatggaaaACTataatgaaagtgtactcagtaAACTAGACGtgttatgtgaaccagattttccagtggaacaacaaaactgggattttctgctctttgcttggttcaatttttacgggtcacgcggacccgtaccgtagggAATTTGCGGTGGTATGAATCCAAGTGACTGGGGATGGGTTGTTCAAggtgacaaatttgttccactcaTGATAAAAAGTGGAGAGATTGGAGAAGAGGAGAGGCATGACTGCGACTCGGTTGCCTGAAGATAAGACGGGCAGACTTATTTTGGAGGACTTGAAGACGGTTTAGGTGTTTTTTATTAATACCATTGAAGAGTAAGTTACAATAGTCCAGTTTGGATAAAATGAGAGTGCGGACAATGTTATGACAAGTGTCGGTATCTAAGTATTTACGGATACGATTGAGATTTCGCAGCTGCCAGTTAACGGTACGAGACAAATTGGTAGTGTGATCGGCCGGCCATTGTCATGGAAtaatcaaaaataacacccagTATGCGTCACAATGAAATGTAGCTGCAGAAAAAATAGACTCAATTGCACTGGAGCATGTGGACACATAGGCCAATGTGAGAATATGGATCAAGAACtattctcagatgatgatgatgatgacaactaatTCCAACATATATGACACAATGTGGTTGATGTTAGTATTGCAAACAAAGGCACCGCATCGTGCTATAGCAAGATGAATTTTGTGTACTTCAAGAAATATACTGCAAGCAACATATTGATATATATTTATAACGGTTATTACTAGCTGACAGCCATGCTATATATCGCTGCCAAATTGGTACATATGCCTACTTCAAAGTATAATTTTAATGGTACTATGGATGCATAGGATGTTGGTTATTTAGAATTTCTGTCGCTTTAAGTTTTAAGTTGCAATACGTGCATAATTTAAGTCAATAAGCcaacataccaaaatggcggccattttgaaattcactcttgctgcCAATTTGTTTCGTATGCCTACCTCTATATAAATTTTAATGGAATATGGGTACAAAGGATATTGGCTCTTTTAGAAAATCCAATGCTTTAAGTTTCGCTTTACAATTACATGCATGATTTGATTTTATATgtcaaaataccaaaatggcggccattttgaaattcattatggCTGTCAAATCGATCCATCTGAATACCACAATATAAAGATTTATTACTACATCCAGTAATGTACTTCTAAACAAGGTTGTcaccagtggaacccacaataacgagtgaacaatggatgaaatcagtagattaatggatatttttccagcttttggcggccattttgattatgTCACAGTTAGACCCCtcgcccaagttcaatttttctaaacttttgatatgttatttgttAGACATCATtctgcaagaaaataccaaaaaaccttCTGTTGCAATGGGTCATGTGGTAGCTGTGTCATATTTTGATCCTACTAATGGGGAAATCAGCAATCATAATATCATTATTTCCATCCGTTGCTGAATGACGGTTTCGTGTTTACAGTGATACGAATGGTCAATGCAATTATTTGATGTGAGGTTCATCTACACTTGTTAAAGACAGTATTAAACAAACTATGCCCTAAATCAATTTATTAGCCCTTTAATCTCAATCCAATCAAACCACTTCTTAGTTTTATACACCAACCTGTATAATAGCCCATGACTTCCATACGCATTGCAGGCCAATCATACCAAGCTATAGGAGTAACACGAAGCAGTCGTGCAATGATCGTCACTGGAAACTCAATATATACTATATCATTGGAGTTTTCGTTTGCTGTAAAGATCTTGATAAAACAGTAGGACAAATAACACAAAACGTTGACTTATATGTCAGGCCTTATCATTTTGTTCATAAAAAGGGTAGAGAAACATTTCAATGAACTTTAGTCATATTAAATATGCTAAAGAGCAATGATTatgataaaaaatatgaaatttcttTAATGATTGTTTTCTATAGCCTTCCTTTTGGTTTTGCTTTTCTGTGCTAAATCTGGCGAATCCCTATATTCTCAGTTTGTAGttcaagaaattaaaataaccatttttaattaataagcagtcaagttagctcaatcaataaggcgttcgactatggtgcaagaggttgcgggttcgagccctggcggTGTCGTACGCCCtcgtgtaaaaaaatgagttTGAAATTTCCCTGGACAAAGAACTTACTGCCAATTGTCTCGGTGTAATCCGCACGAAACTCGGGGAGcggatcctggctgcgaaggtctatTGGGTTTTTTTACTAATGCTTTCCAAATGTCAGTTTCTCACCTTATCGACACCTGACACCAAAATTGGTGCAAACGAATTCTCATCATCCCCAGTCTTAATCGATAACGTCGTCACCCATTGTGGAACTAACCCTGCTCCTTGGGTTCGAATCCCTTTGATACCAACTGCAGAGAGGAAATCAACCTGCAGCCAGTGGTTCTGTCCGGAATTATTAGTCAAAGCTGCCCAATAGTTATTGTAATTCAGTCTCCCAAACTTAGGCAATCTATTATCAACGTTGCTAGAAGCTGTAATATGATCGTCCTGAACAAATCCAGATGCAAGTCCAAGATGTTGGATATCTGAAATAATAAAAAAGGGAAACATCTTGATTCAATTCAGAGAAAATTACAACGATATAGTCAACGATTAGTACTATTTGTTGAAGGGCCCTATTGAGCTATTGTAATATATCTAATGTCCGGATTGTTTTCCTTTCAGTTTAATAATTTGCAGTTCTAACCAGGCTCAACTAATACTTTGATTAATATATGCAAGTGACGTGAAGGCATCCAGACCCAACTCTGTACAAAACACACGAAGTTCACCTTATTCAAAAATCTGTAGAACAAACAATAAACTaggcattttaaatttaatttattacTTTTCTTTCGGATCTGAAATATGGCGCAATCAGCAATcatataaatatcataatatcAATCCGCTGCTCAATGACGGTTTCGTGGTTTTTTATAACAGTGATAGGAATGTTCACgcaattatttgattatttattttacttgttaAAGATTTAAATTAATGTATTGAAATAATACCGATTTTAATCGCGAAAACACGTaataaatacccagcaaacacaaaacgttttcgacatcattcgcaaaaggttataaaaggttgtcagaaaacgattaaatgtcgggttatataaagggtatattaagagtataaaacgttttcataaccttaaaaaacatttttttgataatctactgctcagcaaacaaaattttttacagaaaacgtttaaacgtcgggttatataaagggtataaaaacgttttaatagcattccaataacattcttgaaaacttgatacaaaacattctaaacatgatgttatttttgggttgaaaaaatattttacgaaaaatgtttgaccaaaatattttcaataacgttttaaaaacgttttcatgaccttcatataacccgacatttaaatgttattaaaaggttttgaaaaaaaacattttaaaaacatttcggtgtttgctgggttcaaacattttcacataatgttatttaagtattgaccatgttgacacaatatttggcaaaaatgtttgcaaaaatagtttacaataacattttttgaaaacattttgaaatattgttgtagtgtgttttcatacaaaacgttttaaaacgttatcatgacctttatataacccgacattttaatgttattaaaacgtttttaccaaaccaaaagccaaaatataacttatttaaaacgtttttaaaacgtttttgtgtttgctgggtagaaagcaaaattaatgtatttaaaaaaattattggcCCTTTCACCTCAAACTAACTAAACCGCTTCTTAGTATGACTGATAAACGAATGAGAGGATGGGAATGAGTTTATCTACTAACCTCTATAGTTGCCAATGACTTCTACACGCATAGAAGGCCACACATTCCAGGCTTTAGGAATAATACGCAACAGTCGCGCATAAAGCGTTACTGGAAACTCAATGTCCACTATATCATTGGTGTTTGTATTTGCTATAAAGATCTTGATGAAACAATAAACCAAACAACATAAATCTTTTATTTAAAATGCCAGGCACCTATTATTTTGCTCATACAAAATACAGTGAAAACATTTCAATGCACCATATTTCCCGTACCCTTTGAGTAATTTTAGTCATAAATCTAAAAATATCCAttccatttttgtttgtttccatcTCTCTAAATAAcgcatgaaaaataaattaaactgcTATAATATGCAATCTGCCCAATCCCTAAATTCTTAGCGTTAGAATAGTGTGACAGTTTGTTATTGTCAAATTTACACTAATCACTTTTTAAAGTTACCATTCCTTCAAAATGTCAGTTTCTTACCTTTTCGCTACCTGCGTCCATAATTGGCACCAACAAATTTGTATCATTGCCTGTCTTAATTGATAACTCTGTCACCCACTGTTGAACAAGAATTAAACCTGTTCCTTGTGTTTGAATCCTTTTCATATCAACAGGGGAGAGGAAATCTACCTGCAGCCAGTGATGTTGTCCGTAATCATTAGTCGAAGGTGCCCAGTAATTATTGTGATTGAGTCTCGCAAACTCCGGTAATTTTTTATCAAGATGGTAGCTTGACGCAGTTATTTGAAAGTCCATAACAAGTCCAGTTTCAAGTCCAAGTTGTGCAATGTCTGAGAGGAAAAAAAACCGATGAACGTtttgataaaaaattaaaaaactagagataatttgcgctcacagagcgcagacaatcgcaaggcatgtaatcctttaatggccgtttgacctgacctttgaccttaatgtttcccgggtcacgaggtttgttgtcaccgaaattaagcccccataccccttacagacaatgaaattacggtataagatttgaccccagataacctttgacctgaccctgcaaacatattctccctggtcattaagtttgttgtcaccgagtttgagtctcgtaccccttacagatgtcccaaaaatgcatttctaaaatttgacctttgacctgacccctacaaaatgttcccctggtcatgagatttgttgtcactgagtttgagccccatatcccttacagatgtccagaaaaggaaattgtaagatttgacccaagataacctttgacccgacccctgcaaagtgttccaaaatattcccctggtcattaagtttgttgtcacagagtttgagtcccgtacccattacagatgtacagaaaatgcatttcttaaatttgcatgaactttgacctgacccctgtaaaatgttcccttggtcttgagatttgttgtcactgagtttgagccccataccccttacggatgttgagataatgcaattgtaagattttaccccaattgtaagattttacccccttaatgacctttgaccccaattctttgtacaacttttagacactggctaaaggcgatgcaggtatgcaagtgacgacattgtgttatgtaatttgtggaagaagaagcatttttagtgaaaatcacattttggccataatgacctttggatgacctttgaccctgagttggtcatgtaacatttgtccccccacccaatggtccttgtgaccaaatatggtcacattggcttaaagcatatggctacgatggctcgttaaaagtttgacagaagaaagaaagaaagaagaactgaccaaaaacagaacactcgcaaattggaaattgcGATTGTAACAACAATGGATATAAATGAACCTGATGTTTGTTTACCTGAGAGATGGGAATCCCCTCTCATGTAATCAAGTTCATTCAATAATAATTCTGTCAGATTTATTAAcatcttgggaattcccacatGACTCAACGTCATCGCTATATTGCGCGGTAACTGCCTGATGAAATCAGGTGTCTACAAAGCCACCGTAACCCATGACAACACAACGGTAACTTTTATCGGACTTGCTGGTGGAACCTTCAAAGTATGAAAAGGAGACTGAACTTTCTAAATACATATGGGACTTGAAGAAAAGTAATATTGACTATAAATTAAGATGGGACGGGATCAAAAAATCAAACACAGGTATCCGTAAAAGTGGTCAATGTAACTTATGACTAGAAGAAAAATTTGCCATAAACATGAACAAGGACAATATAATCAATCGTAGGTCCGAACTTATTTCAAAGTGCCGGCATAACAAAGGTAAAACAAAATCGCCGGACCACAATAAGCGCACTAATTAATGTTCAGCCAAAGAGGCAAACCAAGTCTGCGTATTTGTGGAGCTTCGCGGCGGGCTTCACGATAAGAACCTTTTGTTTTATGTTATAGACAATGATAAGACCCTTGAAAGAGAAATTCTTGGAACAAATTGAACTGCCTCTGTATAGCTACGAGGTAAATGTGTGCTTTTCCCGATCCCGTCAATTTATCAACACAAATACATTTTGTCCAACATCAGCCAAATAATCTTACCTTTTGAAATGGTCCACTTAGTATAATTATTAGTCAAACTGTACAGGAAAACAGGTAGAGCATTATTCCTTTCCCAGTCACAATCTGGTGTAAAGTCATAAGCTACAACCATCCAACCCGTATCTCCGGAACAGCCAGGATAGTCCCTACTTATAAACCAATGTCTTCCTAAATCTGCATGTCTGTAAAGATAATTGGTCAGTCCGAACAGAAAGAACGGTGAAATGAAATTTGCACTAGAAGTGtatttatggatatgagcagtcagaggtttacagtacaaacaacacatagcacaccagtgtacgagatcaatgcATAGCAATATTATCTGAAACCTGCACGCGCTAAACAATATAAGAGATTGCggtgttccaaacgcagcacgtggaaagtacgttttcacgtacgtttttacgtacgttaatacggtgttgaatattgctagtctcggttccaaactggattgtgctcattcgtcacgaaggagaacaagtcagctggaatgaagactataatatttgatctaatctaatctaggtcgatagagggcatagtgattgaaaaagtAATAGcaagctgagtctctgcctaattcaaacaggccgcttttgattttgactaaaactttgacctacatgctgattaaacttaatgttgtcttgtgctccccaaatattatagttgccaacaaacatattttggtagattaaagatccctacatccatacatcatgactttactttcaaaatgagactttttaggctcgttgcatggacttagacatgaggtaaaatcagcatatttcaacgtagcatctgcgttttattctacgatgGAATCCAAattgggaaatcgcaatgtcattttttgtacgcaaagtatcgatcacacacatttcaatgggcaatctctgcgtatgaatattgcgtttaaatttagtccatttttaacacatcgctgtacctttattataatgatttgttacaaacaaaaggatcataataattattagaCTTTcgttcgtatgttcattatctttgactgtaatattgtaaaatggacaaattttgtgcatttcaacgccgtatctacgtcgattttgcacgtggaacatgttcaaaaatagctaaatacgtgacctcgcttcgatacaggagagtggttttgaatagatcaacgtacgtccgatgtctacgtttggaaatcgcaatgtctctattatctgaataaaaatccctttaaaaagggatgtgctgggacatagttgttcacaatgagtaacttcatatttctttttgtaaaaatagtaaaaataattTGAAGTAGCAAGATTCGGTTGGTTCAAATCCCAAAATCAGGTACTTTTTCTCAGACACTGATGACTCAGTTGGATTCATTACATCAGTTCCATTCGAACTCTTATACTTCAATTCATATGCTCTTAACGTTGTTACTCCTCTTCAGGTTTACGTTCACCAACTTAAAACCCAATACGAtcaattccaaaatttgacccctatatgacctatgacctcaaaacattttcactcacCTGATGCTCCCTTACGCAGAGATTATTATCACTAGGTaatgtttgacattgaaatttacttTTCCAAAGAAGAGCAATTCCCTCATCGCTTAATCTAAATCAACAATGACCTCATTTGacacctagatgacctttgacctcaaatatctccactcacgtattgtcctcctactcaaatattattatcaccaggtttggatggcatgagtagGAAGCAGACACTGTTAGGGTACAAACACCCCTCCACATATACCCCACATACGTGGATTGCTAAATGGTCTTGTGGCCTAAAAACAACAACCGACGTTCGCATcttatagtatagattaattcattcatagctctttttttgttttttgagaatttaagcatacaaagtaacaagcaaaatttcgagaaatattatttttcgaAAGGTACCAGTACATATTAcaggcctacacatactgaaccccaaaatagcatctttaaagccaagaattgaatgtttactgataatattcttagtaacaaaattcaatcattacttaggacctatgccctaaagcttcattttagttgtgacatatttgtcatcataaaaatagacccaaatatttgaaggtgatgtgtgcatcaatagcttttggtcatcatcgtgttaccaggtgatcttgcttatttattaacacaggtcttcaatgtgagggattcaacttttaccatgttaactgcatgttgcatggtcaaacgtgttacatgtagttgaaaattatccaagacatattaagataacagaccaccacagacagaccactaggaacatgaatagagtaagatgtgtaaattaaatatgtcatcataactcagcaggtagctctcaccagagatattggatcacataccatacaacacactgagatactgaactcctacaaagcatgtatggtacccggtgtgtctgcccatatgatcccatagcctgccaagataagtgttctagtgaagagaaccagcaaaacttcCCAGTcaagattcagaaaaattattttcctaaaacatatacctattttaccttaacaacatgcaaaatcaacacaatatttctgatatctgcacaggccaattttagtatttctgtttgccataaccattttgatcaatttgtttgcaacatttttacaagtttccgttttcttcatgaattacttatagaaacaacagaaaacagaacCCAAGCCATAAGTGCTGGGTTGCCGTTGGCAACCAGCACAAAAACGCACACTAAGTAATATATTGTAGATAATATTGCTCCGGAGTCTCGGAGGGGGAGCAGTTATTCTACGcccaaatactagaaatactactttcacacaaCTTATAAATGTCTTAGCTTGCTATTTAAAATATTGCTATATAGACAGAGGTGGTCATATACAAAATTCAGCATATTACAAAGAAAATGCATGTATGTCTGAAAATAAACATAAACTCACACTAGTGCATAATATGATAATGCGTATACTGTACAACTtgtaatattacatatttttCAAATTACAGAACTATATTGAACTTCAGTTGATATTATTAAGGGTAGACTATGTATTGTTAGTCGAAGCAGCCAACTAAATCACACTtaaatgtttggcaaaaatgcattctacaaatcatatactcgtACTTCAGAAACCCGCTTcatatattgttgttaatgagttatgtacgttttacaaaagtgttgttgtttcagccctcttaaaAACATATCTCAAGAGCCACAGAACCTACATagatatatctgtgatatttgaattcttctactcactcgctttgaaatgatcaatgcaatttttgccaaagctcactaacattcaCAAGatcctgtgaactaccaaatcgtaacagtttaaaatagttgctatagCCTTAAAGtgtattttctcatcttctctgcataTCCGTCTTAGTGTgacgtcaaaatcgatcgttGCTAGATTTTACGCTCTATGTGTTCGGATCCACgaccaaaatgatcacaacatgaaGTCAATTGGTTGCTAATATGTATGCAAACCAAGCGTGAACCAGGTACTAAGGTGTTGTATGACGTATTAATTACAACGACGGTGAAGATAACAATCAACACCTTGATAAAGTTAACTTATGCAGTGATAGTTACACCATGGTTACACACAGCCTTGCCTTCAAACCAGGTCAGTGGCCTGAcagtgtttttaatatattttcctacatgttcaaacaaaaatatcaatgCAGTAATTAATATCATgcctattgttttattattatataaCTGATGTACTCCTCGAGGTATATGTATAATCAATgtataatgtactcgtgcaaattcATTCATCAATATTATCGGAATTGCCGTGGATTGTTGCATTTGACTCgggctaaatgcaataactccacggcgtgTGCGAATATCTGGACTatactaatgcattgcactcaatTCATTatccttttgttttattttgttttgattttttttgggggtttttttttgtttttgtttttttgtgtgtgtttttattaTACGCACGTATAATCCTGTGGAAgaatatctatactaataaaataataagcgggctgtatctgtctatctgtctatctatcccGCTATCTATCTCTCTGTCCGgatatgcgtttcgccgcgcttcgacgcatcgcgctgaaatttagcatatagataggtatcgggaaaagcatgttggccatgtggttttgaaggtcatcggaggtcaaggtcaaaggtcaaaatttcaaactttgtccgatcgggctcaaacttggtgggtggaatccttgatacgagggaatatatgaccgaaataaaatcgaggtcaaccgaggtcaaaggtcattacggaggggtcaaatttcaaactttgtccgatcgggctcaaacttggtgggtcgaaacctttgtttgaggggagcatgaaaaacattatatggaggtcatccgaggtcaaaggtcaaaggtcatggatttcaaactttgtcctatcgggttcaaacttggtgggtcgaaaccttcgtatgaggggagcatgaaaaacattatatggaggtcatccgaggtcaaaggtcatctggggtcaaacagtatcactatcatgccagtgctctcacagcatctgggctctcacagccgcaggtgcactagtaaattaaaacaaatgcaaaatgggTACGGGCAtgttataattatgtacattggtTATTATAAAACATGAATGGCTATTTCAATTCCAAACTATATTTTGTTCACTACATGGTATTCAATGTGTCATCGTTCAAGCTTGCCCTTCTATTAAGAACTCCCAATTTATTTGTTGactgaatttttaatgaaaatgtgaCCCCTCCCATGAAAGTGTTTCAAGAATGGGCCTCATCTAAGACCTAATCATGAATGTTCACAGTAAAAGTGTCAGGATTTATTgatatttagggagtgttcataaatactttgggggttggaaaatattgggggggatcaaaaaaatgttaggtcctaaaaagggggatcaaaaaaaatcagtccttaatatttgagggtaaaattccggggtaaaatgtacgagaaggcatgtacattcaaaaatgttttgttaaatattcaattttgtaatctcaagctacaaatcaacacaatgtgcgcactttacaatttgggtgtaacactatgactccaatgagtaataactccaaacggtaatttttagctaatgagttaatgaccataataataataatatttatttcaattgccataaattacaaacatgagaaaacattaaaagcaatttaaatgacaatccaggaaagaagaaatagactaaacagtccaagcacaatgtgttcttctttcctgattatattaagtacatataataataataataataatataaattaagaTAATAGATATGCATTAATTAAACCAGAAACATTTGTAGGGGAAAAAATAAGTGAAACACTCTATGACATATCTTATGCACACATGATGTATCAACAGTGCACAAAATAGGCAGTACAGAAAATAAAACATGCGTGAACAAAGTCATTGCCTTAGAGTGGGCCTACATGCAACTCAAATTATACagctaaattacctaaatttaaacaaaatgataacatgcatatgaaaaacataattacatcataaaatgttctttacacaTGGCCTTAAACAAGGTAATTAGGGAGTGCGCAGAGCGTACATCAGtgggaagttcattccacaaacgtggaaaggaaacaaaaacagagttgaaaaaggcattggtatgagaactacagtggagatacctaaactccttaaccttagaaggcttgaaaaattggcaaaaagaagaagaaggaccAATTTCATTAACCAATTTAAAGCAGAAGATCAAcctcaacaaatcaaataagtcgcATGTTTTAAGTAATCCAAATTCATCTAATCTACACTCATATGAAAGatcatattttgatagggggatggtccatacaatgtTGGTCCattccccccccaatgttgacgcctgtatatgggtttctaaccaaaattaaccccatatttggtcattttaaactaaaagtgCCAACTTTTTTGCTCTTCGCGCAActtaattccagttttgtactatatttcaccagtttagcttaaatatggcaaatttttttgctcgcttcacgcgcatttgtaccataaacttattttgtcagcaaagggtgctggattcactggacttcaagaaattttctccaaccccaatg belongs to Amphiura filiformis chromosome 18, Afil_fr2py, whole genome shotgun sequence and includes:
- the LOC140139714 gene encoding lactadherin-like — translated: MVVLLDYNGAELMTLLFNGTGSNTLDWFSKERLLSSSYDDIDIEPQNYFSVEGHADLGRHWFISRDYPGCSGDTGWMVVAYDFTPDCDWERNNALPVFLYSLTNNYTKWTISKDIAQLGLETGLVMDFQITASSYHLDKKLPEFARLNHNNYWAPSTNDYGQHHWLQVDFLSPVDMKRIQTQGTGLILVQQWVTELSIKTGNDTNLLVPIMDAGSEKIFIANTNTNDIVDIEFPVTLYARLLRIIPKAWNVWPSMRVEVIGNYRDIQHLGLASGFVQDDHITASSNVDNRLPKFGRLNYNNYWAALTNNSGQNHWLQVDFLSAVGIKGIRTQGAGLVPQWVTTLSIKTGDDENSFAPILVSGVDKIFTANENSNDIVYIEFPVTIIARLLRVTPIAWYDWPAMRMEVMGYYTDIQTLGLATGFVKDDQITASSYYIYNRLPEFGRLNYSSYWAASTINHGHYRWLQVDFLSAVGIKGIRTQGAGLVPQWVTTLSIKTGDDENSLAPIMESGVDKMWEKPASLLFLSTRLTTR